Genomic window (Pradoshia sp. D12):
CTCCATATGAAGCCTCCTATTCAAAACGAGACAGATAATATATATAAATAAGTTCAATATCAATGATTTAATGATAACATGGTATAAAGTATTTTTAACTAATAAAATCTACTTTTTCTACAAAAAATTATTCAATGCCCTCTTTTAATATCCAGAAAATATATTTTATTTAAAATATTTGTCGAAAAGGAGGCTTTCTCGATGAAATTTAAGGACGGACATGTACATACCCCATATTGTCCGCACGGAACAGATGAACCCGTTTTTGCTTATATTGAAAAAGCGATAGCGCTGGGGTACGAAGAAATCACCTTTACCGAACACGCTCCTTTACCAAAAGGGTTTATTGATCCGGCTCCAACACGGGATAGTTCCATACAAATGGATCAGTTATTCACATATATAGAGGAAATAAGGCGTTGTAAAGAGAAGTATAAGGCGAAGGTTGCTATTAATATTGGTTTGGAAGTGGATTATATAGATGGCTGGGAACAGGAAACAACAGAATTCCTGAATGAAATTGGCCCTTATTTGGATGACTCGATTCTGTCGGTTCACTTTTTAAAGAATCAAAACGACTGGTATTGCCTGGATTATAGTGAAACAGAATTCGGTCATATGATAGAACAATACCAATCTGTTGATCAACTATATAAGGCTTATTACCATACCCTTCAAAAATCGATTATAAGTGATTTGGGGACATTTAAGCCCAAACGGGTAGGCCATATTTCTCTAATTACAAAATTCCAGAAAAAGTATCCAAGCAATGCCCCATTAGAATCCTATTTACTACCAATACTTTCATTAATAAAAGAACGTGGGTATGAACTGGATTTAAACACGGCCGGCCTTTTTAAACCCTTGTGCGGTGAGACGTACCCTCCCATCCCCTTTATTCAGGCAGCCATAAAAATGGGGATCCCTCTCTGTTATGGATCTGACGCTCACCATCCGGAAGATCTTGGAAGAGGATTAGATGTACTAAAAACAAAAATCTTAACAAACGAATAATCGCTTAGCATCCAGTCAGATGGGGACAGGGCAAACACGCTCCTCAAATAAGCAGTCATTAAGAAATC
Coding sequences:
- the hisJ gene encoding histidinol-phosphatase HisJ codes for the protein MKFKDGHVHTPYCPHGTDEPVFAYIEKAIALGYEEITFTEHAPLPKGFIDPAPTRDSSIQMDQLFTYIEEIRRCKEKYKAKVAINIGLEVDYIDGWEQETTEFLNEIGPYLDDSILSVHFLKNQNDWYCLDYSETEFGHMIEQYQSVDQLYKAYYHTLQKSIISDLGTFKPKRVGHISLITKFQKKYPSNAPLESYLLPILSLIKERGYELDLNTAGLFKPLCGETYPPIPFIQAAIKMGIPLCYGSDAHHPEDLGRGLDVLKTKILTNE